A stretch of the Lytechinus variegatus isolate NC3 chromosome 5, Lvar_3.0, whole genome shotgun sequence genome encodes the following:
- the LOC121414806 gene encoding high mobility group nucleosome-binding domain-containing protein 5-like: protein MEDEEVETRKLGLMAKEEEELKIAEMVEKLMEDNEVETGKVELMAKKEGEETVELKISEMTVVEWLETELMEEQELMEWEKMGQSGNVQIKVNMVKEVEELKAAEMNADEELEAKPVKEKVEAEKLTTQELKVGENAEEPNESEDEEMKKDEKTEAGEEELNEEVKIEDEGEIGVERRDMLADEILKANEEMKDDEEKMMAGRVVRVSVNTEMWMEKVKLEEEDEQKKIEKMEDTKINELEKVVPEFQDFKEETKMSGKDDNIKKESQRG, encoded by the exons ATGGAAGATGAGGAGGTGGAGACAAGGAAGTTAGGGTTGATGGccaaggaggaggaggagctaAAGATTGCAGAAATGGTGGAGAAGCTAATGGAAGATAACGAGGTGGAGACAGGGAAGGTAGAGCTGATGGCTAagaaagagggggaagagaCGGTGGAGCTGAAGATTTCAGAGATGACTGTAGTTGAATGGCTTGAAACCGAGTTGATGGAGGAGCAAGAGCTAATGGAATGGGAGAAGATGGGTCAGTCAGGGAACGTACAAATAAAGGTTAACATGGTTAAAGAGGTTGAGGAGCTGAAGGCTGCAGAGATGAACGCAGATGAAGAGTTGGAAGCAAAGCCGGTGAAGGAGAAGGTGGAGGCAGAGAAGCTGACAACGCAGGAATTGAAGGTGGGGGAGAATGCAGAGGAACCAAATGAATCGGAGGATGAGGAGATGAAGAAAGACGAGAAGACTGAAGCAGGGGAGGAGGAACTTAATGAGGAGGTGAAGATCGAAGATGAGGGAGAAATTGGTGTCGAGAGAAGAGACATGCTGGCAGATGAGATATTGAAGgcaaatgaagaaatgaaggaCGACGAGGAGAAGATGATGGCAGGGAGG GTTGTGAGAGTGTCTGTGAACACTGAGATGTGGATGGAGAAAGTGAAGCTAGAGGAGGAGGACGAGCAGAAGAAGATAGAGAAGATGGAGgacacaaaaattaatgaattggAAAAAGTGGTTCCAGAGTTTCAAGACTTTAAAGAGGAGACAAAGATGAGCGGAAAGGATGACAATATCAAGAAGGAAAGTCAACGGGGATAG